The proteins below come from a single Asanoa ferruginea genomic window:
- a CDS encoding discoidin domain-containing protein produces MSRVMPGRRWRLAALGAAVLALFASFLVVTAVTAAAADPLISQGHPATASSTENAGTPASAAFDGNAATRWSSAFSVPQWVQVDLGDTATVSRVVLNWEAAYATAFTVQTSANGTTWTTISTTTNGTGGIQDLTVSGSGRYVRVNATAKATGYGVSLWEFQVYGAIAGSGGCGTANAALGRPATASSIQSATFPAGSAVDGNTGTRWSSAAADPQWLQVDLGSTQTICGVTLQWEAAYGRAFQVQTSTDATTWVSIYSTTTGTGGTQVLTVNGSGRYVRVYGTARGTAFGYSLWEFQVRTGSGPTIPPPTTPPPTTPPPTDPPPTGTVRLLSYNKPAVASTSQNDGACFECTPARAFDNDPASRWATSATTGWVDPGWIYVDLGATAGITQVVLQWDPAFARAYQIQVSPDAATWTTIYSTTTGAGFKETLNVTGTGRYVRMFGTARSSTYGYSLWEFKVYGTGGNPTTPPAMPADPVFPANRLVWSDEFNGAAGSKPDPTKWTIDTGTGQNNELQYYTNNNNANMDGAGSLVIEARREAAGGRQYTSHRMNTGNKFSVQYGRIEARIKVPKGNGFWPAFWMMGADFLTGRPWPYNGEIDIMEVLGRNTTEGYSTLHAPAYNGGAGYGQKYTAPGGVDLANDYHVWAVEWDSQRMTFKLDGTTVFVANKATVEATRGPWVYDHPFYVILNLAVGGDFPGPVDATTPFPSRMLVDYVRVYQN; encoded by the coding sequence ATGAGTCGGGTCATGCCCGGCCGACGATGGCGCCTGGCCGCGCTCGGCGCCGCTGTGCTCGCACTTTTCGCCAGCTTCCTGGTGGTCACCGCGGTGACCGCCGCGGCGGCGGATCCGCTGATCTCGCAAGGACACCCCGCCACCGCCTCGTCAACCGAGAATGCCGGCACGCCGGCCTCCGCCGCCTTCGACGGCAACGCCGCGACCCGCTGGTCCAGCGCCTTCAGCGTGCCGCAGTGGGTGCAGGTCGACCTCGGTGACACGGCCACGGTCAGCCGCGTCGTGCTCAACTGGGAGGCCGCGTACGCGACCGCCTTCACCGTCCAGACCTCGGCCAACGGCACGACCTGGACGACCATCTCGACCACCACCAACGGCACCGGCGGGATCCAGGACCTGACGGTCAGCGGCAGTGGTCGCTACGTGCGGGTCAACGCAACCGCCAAGGCCACGGGGTACGGCGTCTCGCTCTGGGAGTTCCAGGTCTACGGTGCCATCGCCGGCTCCGGAGGCTGTGGCACCGCCAACGCCGCGTTGGGCCGTCCCGCCACCGCGTCGTCGATCCAGAGCGCCACGTTCCCGGCCGGCTCCGCCGTCGACGGCAACACCGGCACCCGCTGGTCGAGCGCCGCCGCCGACCCGCAATGGCTCCAGGTCGACCTGGGCAGCACCCAGACGATCTGCGGCGTCACGCTCCAGTGGGAAGCCGCCTACGGGCGGGCGTTCCAGGTGCAGACCTCGACCGACGCGACCACCTGGGTGTCGATCTACTCGACCACGACGGGTACCGGCGGCACCCAGGTGCTGACCGTCAACGGATCGGGTCGCTACGTGCGGGTGTACGGCACCGCGCGGGGCACCGCTTTCGGCTACTCGCTCTGGGAGTTCCAGGTTCGTACCGGTAGCGGACCGACGATTCCGCCGCCCACGACACCACCGCCCACGACACCGCCGCCGACCGATCCCCCGCCCACTGGCACCGTGCGGCTGCTGTCCTACAACAAGCCGGCGGTCGCGAGCACCAGCCAGAACGACGGCGCCTGCTTCGAGTGCACCCCGGCCCGCGCCTTCGACAACGACCCGGCCAGCCGTTGGGCGACCAGCGCCACCACCGGCTGGGTCGACCCCGGCTGGATCTACGTCGACCTCGGCGCCACTGCCGGCATCACCCAGGTGGTGCTCCAGTGGGACCCGGCGTTCGCCCGGGCCTACCAGATCCAGGTGTCACCGGACGCCGCCACCTGGACGACCATCTACTCCACCACGACCGGCGCCGGCTTCAAGGAAACGCTCAACGTCACCGGCACCGGCCGCTACGTGCGCATGTTCGGCACCGCGCGGTCCAGCACCTACGGCTACTCGCTCTGGGAGTTCAAGGTGTATGGCACCGGCGGCAACCCGACCACGCCGCCCGCGATGCCGGCGGACCCGGTGTTCCCCGCCAACCGTCTGGTGTGGAGTGACGAGTTCAACGGAGCGGCGGGCAGCAAGCCCGACCCGACGAAGTGGACGATCGACACCGGCACGGGGCAGAACAACGAGCTCCAGTACTACACCAACAACAACAACGCCAACATGGACGGCGCCGGGTCGCTGGTCATCGAGGCGCGCCGCGAGGCCGCCGGCGGCCGGCAATACACCTCGCACCGGATGAACACCGGCAACAAGTTCTCCGTTCAATACGGTCGGATCGAGGCCCGGATCAAGGTGCCGAAGGGCAACGGCTTCTGGCCGGCGTTCTGGATGATGGGCGCCGACTTCCTGACCGGTCGCCCGTGGCCCTACAACGGTGAGATCGACATCATGGAGGTCCTCGGCCGCAACACGACGGAGGGCTACTCGACCCTGCACGCACCCGCCTACAACGGCGGTGCCGGCTACGGACAGAAATACACCGCACCCGGCGGCGTCGACCTGGCCAACGACTACCACGTCTGGGCCGTCGAGTGGGACAGCCAACGGATGACCTTCAAGCTCGACGGCACCACGGTCTTCGTGGCCAACAAGGCGACCGTCGAGGCGACCCGCGGTCCCTGGGTCTACGACCACCCGTTCTACGTGATCCTCAACCTCGCGGTCGGCGGCGACTTCCCCGGTCCCGTCGACGCCACGACCCCGTTCCCGTCCCGGATGCTCGTCGACTACGTCCGGGTCTACCAGAACTAA
- a CDS encoding extracellular solute-binding protein: MRRRFTAVVPIVAAALLATAACGSDDGDSQAADDGPVALTVATFGEFGYKELYAEYMQLHPNVKITERITKTEDHHKNLAAHLATNTGAADIEALEEGWIGQFTAQPSKFVDLSEFGANDIKAQWPEWKWKVGTSKDGKVIGLGTDAGGMAMCYRSDLFKKAGLPTDRAEVSKLWPTWEQYIETGKKFEAAKVPGAHFFDGPTVMYRSILGQAPVGLYDGDNVVVDSNPDVKKAFDLSAQAVTSGLSARAEAWTPAWNAGFAKGTFATLACPSWMMAYIQTQAKDATGKWDIADVPGGGGNWGGSWLTVPKQGKHTKQAYELAKWLTAPEQEVKVFQKYGNFPSTMTLYGDPAIKDFKNPYFNNAPVGEIFSKSVTTMKPQYLGPKAGDINTQIINGLTRIEQGKQTPDQSWQQVLTDVKALL; encoded by the coding sequence ATGCGCCGCAGGTTCACCGCGGTCGTCCCGATTGTTGCCGCCGCACTGCTCGCGACGGCGGCATGCGGGAGCGACGACGGCGACAGCCAAGCTGCCGACGACGGTCCGGTCGCCCTTACGGTCGCCACGTTCGGCGAGTTCGGATACAAAGAGCTCTACGCCGAGTACATGCAGCTGCACCCCAATGTGAAGATCACCGAGCGGATCACCAAGACCGAGGACCACCACAAGAACCTCGCCGCCCACCTCGCGACCAACACCGGCGCCGCCGACATCGAGGCGCTGGAAGAGGGCTGGATCGGCCAGTTCACGGCGCAGCCCTCGAAGTTCGTCGACCTCTCCGAGTTCGGGGCCAACGACATCAAGGCGCAGTGGCCCGAGTGGAAGTGGAAGGTCGGCACGTCGAAGGACGGCAAGGTCATCGGCCTCGGCACCGACGCGGGCGGCATGGCCATGTGCTACCGGAGCGACCTGTTCAAGAAGGCCGGGCTGCCCACCGACCGCGCCGAGGTCTCCAAGCTCTGGCCGACCTGGGAGCAATACATCGAGACCGGCAAGAAGTTCGAGGCGGCCAAGGTGCCGGGCGCGCACTTCTTCGACGGCCCGACGGTCATGTACCGGTCGATCCTCGGCCAGGCCCCCGTCGGTCTCTACGACGGCGACAACGTCGTGGTCGACAGCAACCCCGACGTGAAGAAGGCGTTCGACCTCTCCGCGCAGGCCGTGACCTCGGGGCTGTCGGCCCGCGCCGAGGCGTGGACGCCGGCCTGGAACGCCGGCTTCGCCAAGGGCACGTTCGCCACGCTGGCCTGTCCCTCGTGGATGATGGCCTACATCCAGACCCAGGCCAAGGACGCCACCGGCAAGTGGGACATCGCTGATGTTCCCGGCGGCGGGGGCAACTGGGGCGGCTCCTGGCTGACCGTTCCCAAGCAGGGCAAGCACACCAAGCAGGCGTACGAGCTGGCGAAGTGGCTGACCGCTCCGGAGCAGGAGGTCAAGGTCTTCCAGAAGTACGGCAACTTCCCGTCGACGATGACCCTCTACGGCGACCCGGCGATCAAGGACTTCAAGAACCCGTACTTCAACAACGCACCGGTCGGCGAGATCTTCTCCAAGTCGGTGACGACGATGAAGCCGCAGTACCTCGGCCCGAAGGCCGGCGACATCAACACCCAGATCATCAACGGCCTCACCCGGATCGAGCAGGGCAAGCAGACGCCCGACCAGTCCTGGCAACAGGTTCTGACCGACGTCAAGGCACTTCTCTAA
- a CDS encoding carbohydrate ABC transporter permease yields the protein MTQLATEERVVPRRGLLHRLDVKGSPYLYIAPFFLLFLGFGVFPLIFTAWVSLHDWSLLSEEHTWIGFGNYTKLFDDPAFWNALWNTVSIWVLSTVPQLLLALVLAHILNQRLRGQTFWRMSALIPNITSVAAVAIIFSQLFGRDYGLINWVIGLFGVDKVDWTANTWSSHVAVSTMIIWRWTGYNALIYLAAMQAVPKELYDSASLDGATSFQQLRKITVPAIRPTIIFTVIISTIGGMQVLAEPLLFGGNGLTGGSDRQFQTLALYLYEVAFGRFDFGYASASSWVMFLIIVIVAAINFGITSRLRRS from the coding sequence ATGACCCAGTTGGCGACGGAGGAGCGGGTGGTGCCACGCCGCGGCCTGCTGCACCGCCTCGACGTCAAGGGCTCGCCCTACCTGTACATCGCGCCGTTCTTCCTGCTGTTCCTGGGGTTCGGCGTCTTTCCACTGATCTTCACGGCCTGGGTCTCCCTGCACGACTGGAGCCTGCTGTCCGAGGAGCACACGTGGATCGGCTTCGGCAACTACACCAAGCTCTTCGACGACCCGGCGTTCTGGAACGCGTTGTGGAACACCGTGTCGATCTGGGTCCTCTCCACCGTGCCGCAGTTGTTGCTGGCGCTCGTGCTCGCGCACATCCTCAACCAGCGGCTGCGCGGGCAGACGTTCTGGCGGATGAGCGCGCTGATCCCCAACATCACCAGCGTCGCCGCCGTGGCCATCATCTTCAGCCAGCTCTTCGGCCGTGACTACGGCCTCATCAACTGGGTGATCGGCCTCTTCGGCGTCGACAAGGTCGACTGGACCGCCAACACCTGGAGCTCGCACGTCGCGGTGTCCACGATGATCATCTGGCGGTGGACCGGCTACAACGCGCTGATCTACCTGGCGGCGATGCAGGCGGTGCCCAAGGAGCTCTACGACTCGGCCTCGCTCGACGGCGCGACCAGCTTCCAGCAGCTCCGGAAGATCACCGTGCCGGCGATCCGGCCGACCATCATCTTCACCGTCATCATCTCGACGATCGGCGGCATGCAGGTGCTCGCCGAGCCGTTGCTGTTCGGTGGCAACGGCCTGACCGGCGGTTCCGACCGGCAGTTCCAGACCCTCGCGCTCTACCTCTACGAGGTCGCGTTCGGCCGCTTCGACTTCGGCTACGCGTCCGCGAGCTCGTGGGTGATGTTCCTGATCATCGTGATCGTCGCGGCGATCAACTTCGGGATTACCAGCCGGCTTAGGAGGAGCTGA
- a CDS encoding carbohydrate ABC transporter permease — MRRAFRRRPGKFTYLVLTAIAFFSFFPLYWSVVVASQDNSALGKMPPPVLLGGNLWFNLKRAFTMVPFEKALINSFLVAGSITLSVVLFSTLAGFAFAKLRFRGRNILLLSIIATMMVPTTLGIIPLYMLMAKIQWTGTIYAVIVPAMVNGFGVFFMTQYLSEAVPTELLEAGRVDGCSTIRLFWHVVLPAARPAAAVLGMLTFLTAWNDFFWPLVVLTPEDPTVQVVLSTLSAGRITDYSLALTGALIAILPLLVVFVVLGKQIIGGIMQGAVKG, encoded by the coding sequence ATCCGCCGCGCGTTCCGCCGCCGGCCCGGCAAGTTCACCTACCTGGTGCTGACGGCGATCGCGTTCTTCTCGTTCTTCCCGCTCTACTGGTCGGTGGTCGTCGCCTCCCAGGACAACAGCGCCCTCGGCAAGATGCCGCCGCCGGTGCTGCTCGGCGGCAACCTCTGGTTCAACCTCAAGCGGGCGTTCACGATGGTCCCGTTCGAGAAGGCCCTGATCAACTCGTTCCTGGTCGCCGGTTCCATCACGCTGAGCGTGGTGCTCTTCTCCACGCTGGCCGGCTTCGCCTTCGCGAAGCTGCGCTTCCGGGGCCGCAACATCCTGCTGCTCAGCATCATCGCGACGATGATGGTGCCGACCACCCTCGGCATCATCCCGCTCTACATGCTGATGGCGAAGATCCAGTGGACCGGCACCATCTACGCGGTCATCGTCCCGGCGATGGTCAACGGGTTCGGCGTCTTCTTCATGACGCAGTATCTGTCCGAGGCGGTGCCGACCGAGTTGCTGGAGGCCGGCCGGGTCGACGGCTGCTCGACCATCCGGCTCTTCTGGCACGTGGTGCTCCCGGCCGCGCGGCCGGCGGCCGCGGTGCTCGGCATGCTGACCTTCCTGACCGCGTGGAACGACTTCTTCTGGCCGCTGGTCGTGCTGACACCTGAGGATCCGACCGTGCAGGTCGTGCTCTCCACGCTGTCGGCCGGCCGGATCACCGACTATTCGCTGGCCCTGACCGGCGCGCTGATCGCGATCCTGCCGTTGCTCGTCGTCTTCGTGGTGCTCGGCAAACAGATCATCGGAGGAATCATGCAAGGAGCCGTCAAGGGATGA
- a CDS encoding GH1 family beta-glucosidase: protein MTIVEEATDAHLLRFPEGFRWGASTASYQIEGAAQADGRSPSIWDTFARTPGMVFGGHTGDVACDHYHRFADDVGLMDDLGLRTYRFSVAWPRIKPDGGGPVNPRGLDFYDRLVDALLERGIEPMATLYHWDLPQVLEDRGGWTNRDTAYAFAELAAATVARLGDRVPTWGTLNEPWCSAFLGYASGAHAPGRRDPRAAFEAAHHLLLAHGAGVAALRAGGAREVSLTLNLTRVTPQDPADPHDVAAATLIDGLQNRIFLDPVFKGGYPDDMRALFDRFGASGVINDGDLATIAAPIDLLGVNYYQPSVVAAQVGAAANPNYPGSEGIVYPDQNTPVTAMDWPVDPTGLGDLLVRLSVDYPGTPLIVTENGASYVDTVVDGRVSDPARIGYLDGHVRAVHDAIRRGADMRGYIAWSLLDNFEWAYGYDKRFGLVYVDYATQARLPKDSALWFREVIRRNGLTP, encoded by the coding sequence ATGACCATCGTCGAGGAAGCCACCGACGCCCATCTGCTGCGGTTCCCGGAGGGGTTCCGGTGGGGCGCGTCCACCGCGTCCTACCAGATCGAGGGCGCCGCACAGGCCGACGGGCGGTCACCGTCCATTTGGGACACGTTCGCGCGTACACCCGGAATGGTCTTCGGCGGGCACACCGGCGACGTGGCCTGCGACCACTACCACCGGTTCGCCGACGACGTCGGCCTGATGGACGACCTGGGCCTGCGCACCTACCGGTTCTCGGTCGCCTGGCCGCGGATCAAGCCAGACGGCGGCGGCCCGGTCAACCCGCGCGGGCTCGACTTCTACGACCGGCTCGTCGACGCGCTGCTCGAGCGGGGCATCGAGCCGATGGCCACGCTCTACCACTGGGACCTGCCGCAGGTGCTGGAAGACCGGGGCGGCTGGACCAACCGGGACACCGCCTACGCGTTCGCCGAGTTGGCCGCCGCCACGGTGGCCCGGCTCGGCGACCGGGTGCCGACCTGGGGCACGCTCAACGAGCCGTGGTGCTCGGCGTTCCTCGGCTATGCCAGCGGGGCACACGCGCCGGGGCGGCGCGACCCGCGGGCCGCGTTCGAGGCCGCACACCACCTGCTGCTGGCACACGGCGCCGGGGTCGCGGCGCTGCGGGCCGGTGGGGCGCGGGAGGTGTCGCTGACCCTCAACCTGACCCGGGTGACCCCGCAGGACCCGGCCGACCCGCACGACGTGGCGGCAGCGACGCTGATCGACGGCCTCCAGAACCGGATCTTCCTCGACCCGGTGTTCAAGGGCGGCTATCCCGACGACATGCGGGCCCTGTTCGACCGGTTCGGTGCCAGTGGGGTGATCAACGACGGCGACCTGGCCACCATCGCGGCGCCGATCGACCTGCTGGGCGTCAACTACTACCAGCCGTCGGTGGTCGCGGCGCAGGTCGGCGCGGCGGCCAACCCCAACTACCCGGGCAGCGAAGGCATCGTCTACCCGGATCAGAACACGCCGGTCACGGCGATGGACTGGCCGGTCGACCCGACCGGGCTGGGCGACCTGCTGGTCCGGCTGTCCGTCGACTACCCGGGCACGCCGCTGATCGTCACCGAGAACGGTGCTTCGTATGTCGACACGGTGGTCGACGGCCGGGTTTCCGACCCGGCGCGGATCGGCTACCTCGACGGCCACGTGCGGGCGGTGCACGACGCCATCCGCCGGGGCGCCGACATGCGCGGCTACATCGCGTGGTCACTGCTCGACAACTTCGAGTGGGCGTACGGGTATGACAAGCGGTTCGGCCTGGTCTATGTCGACTACGCGACGCAGGCCCGGTTGCCCAAGGACAGCGCGCTGTGGTTCCGCGAGGTGATCCGCCGCAACGGCCTCACCCCGTAA
- a CDS encoding M28 family peptidase — protein MRIPRTIPILLTAAVTVALTATAVASPAAAAVPGPNISLANVKATLTQLQSIATANGGNRAHGQPGYLASVNYVRGRLDTAGFTTAVQSFSYGGATGYNLIADWPGGDTTNTVMIGSHLDSVAAGPGINDNGSGSASILEVALEVARQGVTPTRHLRFAWWGAEERGLIGSDFYVDSLSATARANIEAYYNFDMVGSPNPGYFLYDGDNSDGTGAGPGPAGSAQLEAVLATYFASIGVPTEGTDFDGRSDYGPFIAAGIPAGGTFTGAEQRKTAAQAAKWGGTSGAAYDACYHRACDTTANINDTALDRNADAIAYAVWNVAVSPAAPPAAVYSDTFETATGWTANPAGTDTATLGQWVRGDPAATTSSGAKQLGTTVSGSNDLVTGASAGTAAGDFDVDGGTTTIQSPAITLPATGPLTLSFSWYLAHGSNSSSADSFSAAVVHSGGTTTLFTQAGAASNRNGAWASRTASLTPYAGQSIRIVFRAVDASTASLVEAGVDDVRITQG, from the coding sequence ATGCGGATTCCCCGAACCATCCCGATCCTGCTGACGGCCGCGGTGACCGTCGCACTGACCGCGACCGCCGTGGCCAGCCCGGCGGCCGCCGCCGTACCCGGGCCCAACATCTCGCTGGCCAACGTCAAGGCGACCCTGACCCAGTTGCAGAGCATCGCCACGGCGAACGGCGGCAACCGGGCGCACGGCCAGCCCGGCTATCTCGCGTCGGTCAACTACGTGCGCGGCCGGCTCGACACGGCCGGCTTCACCACCGCGGTGCAGTCGTTCAGCTACGGCGGCGCGACCGGCTACAACTTGATCGCCGACTGGCCGGGCGGCGACACCACCAACACGGTGATGATCGGCTCGCACCTCGACAGCGTCGCGGCCGGCCCCGGGATCAACGACAACGGCTCGGGTTCCGCCTCGATCCTCGAGGTCGCGCTGGAGGTGGCCCGGCAGGGCGTGACCCCGACCCGGCACCTGCGGTTCGCCTGGTGGGGCGCCGAGGAGCGGGGCTTGATCGGCTCCGACTTCTACGTCGACAGCCTGAGCGCGACGGCGCGGGCCAACATCGAGGCCTACTACAACTTCGACATGGTCGGTTCGCCGAACCCCGGCTACTTCCTCTACGACGGCGACAACTCCGACGGCACCGGCGCCGGCCCCGGCCCCGCCGGCTCGGCGCAACTGGAGGCCGTGCTGGCCACCTACTTCGCGAGCATCGGCGTGCCGACCGAGGGCACCGACTTCGACGGCCGCAGCGACTACGGCCCGTTCATCGCGGCCGGCATCCCGGCCGGCGGCACGTTCACCGGCGCCGAGCAGCGCAAGACGGCCGCCCAGGCGGCCAAGTGGGGCGGCACGTCCGGCGCCGCCTACGACGCCTGCTACCACCGCGCCTGCGACACCACCGCCAACATCAACGACACCGCGCTGGACCGCAACGCCGACGCGATCGCGTACGCCGTCTGGAACGTCGCGGTCAGCCCGGCCGCTCCCCCGGCGGCCGTCTACAGCGACACGTTCGAAACCGCGACCGGCTGGACCGCCAACCCGGCCGGCACCGACACGGCAACGCTCGGCCAGTGGGTCCGGGGCGACCCGGCCGCGACCACGTCGAGCGGTGCGAAGCAACTCGGCACCACCGTCAGCGGCAGCAACGACCTTGTCACCGGCGCGTCGGCCGGCACGGCGGCGGGCGACTTCGACGTCGACGGCGGCACCACGACGATCCAGTCGCCGGCGATCACGCTGCCCGCGACCGGCCCGCTGACGCTGTCGTTCTCCTGGTATCTGGCACACGGCAGCAACTCGAGCAGCGCCGACTCGTTCTCCGCGGCCGTCGTGCACAGCGGCGGCACCACGACCCTGTTCACCCAGGCGGGCGCGGCCAGCAACCGCAACGGCGCCTGGGCCAGCCGGACCGCGAGCCTGACCCCGTACGCCGGGCAATCGATCCGGATCGTGTTCCGCGCGGTCGACGCGAGCACCGCGAGCCTGGTCGAGGCCGGCGTCGACGACGTCCGGATCACGCAGGGCTGA
- a CDS encoding multidrug effflux MFS transporter has protein sequence MIDPPELSLRQRIRLVVVLGSLIAIGPLTIDMYLPALPAITDDLGTTSTAVQLTLTGTLAGLALGQLVIGPLADAFGRRRPLLLGLGLHVLASVLCVVAPTIGLLGALRVVQGLGVAATSVVAMAVVRDLFSGTAFARLFSRLMLVMGLAPILAPTLGSAVLEATSWRGVFVVLAGFGVLLTLTALFLLRETLPPERRRRGGVADTMRTYGELLRDRVFVGMVLVAGFAMAALFSYVAGSSFVFQDQYGLNERQFGFAFGAGAVGLIAATQFNVRLLRRFTPQRVLVGALILGTSAGALLIVFAATGFGGLATLLAALWLVLFAGGLAMPNSAAVAMSRHGEAAGTAAALLGAVQFGTGALAAPLVGVFGNGALAMATVVAGGMVAATLALLLVARPHRMTDPDAVPATAPAAAADAVPAAPAAVDAAAVPATAPEAAATVA, from the coding sequence GTGATCGATCCACCCGAGCTGTCCCTGCGGCAACGCATCCGCCTCGTCGTCGTCCTCGGCTCGCTGATCGCCATCGGGCCGTTGACCATCGACATGTACCTGCCGGCCCTGCCGGCCATCACCGACGACCTCGGCACCACGTCGACGGCGGTGCAGCTCACGCTGACCGGGACGCTGGCCGGCCTGGCGCTCGGACAGCTCGTGATCGGTCCGCTCGCCGACGCGTTCGGCCGCCGCCGCCCGCTGCTGCTCGGCCTCGGGTTGCACGTGCTGGCCTCGGTGCTCTGCGTCGTCGCGCCGACGATCGGCCTGCTCGGCGCGCTGCGGGTGGTGCAGGGCCTGGGCGTGGCGGCGACCTCGGTGGTCGCGATGGCGGTGGTCCGCGACCTGTTCAGCGGCACCGCGTTCGCCCGGCTGTTCTCCCGGCTGATGCTGGTGATGGGCCTGGCACCGATCCTCGCGCCGACGCTGGGCAGCGCGGTGCTGGAGGCGACGAGCTGGCGCGGCGTCTTCGTGGTGCTGGCCGGGTTCGGCGTGCTGCTCACGCTGACCGCGCTGTTCCTGCTCCGGGAAACCCTGCCGCCGGAACGCCGCCGCCGGGGCGGCGTAGCTGACACCATGCGGACGTACGGGGAACTGCTGCGCGACCGGGTGTTCGTCGGGATGGTGCTGGTCGCCGGCTTCGCGATGGCGGCGCTGTTCTCCTACGTGGCCGGGTCGTCGTTCGTGTTCCAGGACCAATACGGGCTGAACGAGCGCCAGTTCGGCTTCGCGTTCGGCGCCGGCGCGGTCGGCCTGATCGCCGCGACGCAGTTCAACGTGCGGCTGCTGCGCCGGTTCACCCCGCAACGGGTGCTGGTCGGCGCGCTGATCCTCGGCACCAGCGCGGGTGCGCTGCTGATCGTCTTCGCCGCCACCGGCTTCGGCGGCCTGGCCACCCTGCTGGCGGCGCTGTGGCTGGTGCTGTTCGCGGGCGGCCTGGCAATGCCCAACTCGGCGGCGGTGGCGATGTCGCGGCACGGCGAGGCGGCCGGCACGGCGGCGGCGCTCCTGGGTGCGGTTCAGTTCGGCACGGGCGCCCTGGCCGCACCCCTGGTCGGCGTGTTCGGCAACGGCGCGCTGGCGATGGCGACGGTGGTCGCCGGCGGCATGGTCGCCGCGACCCTGGCACTGCTTCTGGTCGCCCGCCCCCACCGCATGACCGACCCAGACGCGGTGCCAGCCACGGCGCCGGCAGCGGCTGCGGATGCTGTGCCCGCCGCGCCGGCCGCTGTTGATGCCGCTGCGGTGCCGGCGACCGCTCCGGAGGCTGCGGCGACGGTCGCCTGA
- a CDS encoding histidine phosphatase family protein, with protein sequence MRKPVLILLRHAMPAADSAAEPSTWPLSAAGSAAAAALAPLLPPGAGLVSSNEPKAVQTLRAAAGGRSVPTDPRLREVDRPPEAWSADFRLARRAYVEGRVPAGWEPPAAVAERMDAAIAAHRRAGDALVVAGHGMAFTVWLASHGLIDDPGAFWAALRLPDLFAVDDAAVRRLG encoded by the coding sequence ATGCGCAAGCCCGTGCTCATCCTGCTCCGGCACGCGATGCCCGCCGCCGATTCGGCCGCGGAGCCTTCGACCTGGCCGCTTTCGGCCGCGGGTTCGGCGGCGGCGGCCGCGCTGGCGCCGCTGCTGCCGCCCGGGGCGGGCCTGGTGTCGAGCAACGAGCCCAAGGCGGTGCAGACCCTGCGGGCCGCGGCGGGTGGGCGGAGCGTGCCGACCGACCCGCGGCTGCGCGAGGTCGACCGGCCGCCGGAGGCGTGGTCGGCCGACTTCCGCCTGGCCCGTCGGGCCTATGTGGAGGGTCGGGTGCCGGCCGGCTGGGAGCCGCCCGCCGCCGTGGCCGAGCGGATGGACGCGGCTATCGCCGCGCACCGCCGCGCCGGCGACGCGCTCGTCGTCGCCGGCCACGGCATGGCGTTCACGGTCTGGCTGGCCAGCCACGGGTTGATCGACGACCCTGGGGCGTTCTGGGCCGCGCTACGCCTCCCCGACCTCTTCGCCGTCGACGACGCCGCCGTCCGCCGCCTCGGCTGA